From one Peptoniphilaceae bacterium AMB_02 genomic stretch:
- a CDS encoding 3D domain-containing protein gives MNIEFNYDERMIYLRFGKYSKIIIIVLIIASLSIVTGFTLLNGSNIEEIEDREVDTQVINSLIKESSLLNDENKLVSVYYKGKEYKVSSIKNLKESLEEIGIKLSANDLVFPSKDVDPNSINYLLITNYEEKTEEVEKPIPFETIETQDDNILKGEQVVNVEGEEGLLKEKVLKVFRNGKLISEKKVSEEIIKPAVNKEVAIGTKEVEATNLAENHNNSSNQSSDLGFSYSYYIDVQATAYDASVADGIPYTATGTIARPGVIAVDPSVIPLGTRVYIESLDGWPSYGYAVAEDTGSAIVGHIVDLFYDSHQTALDFGRRSVRVYILD, from the coding sequence ATGAATATAGAATTTAATTATGATGAAAGGATGATTTATTTGAGATTCGGAAAATATTCAAAGATAATTATTATTGTACTTATTATCGCTTCGCTATCAATAGTTACAGGATTTACACTGTTGAACGGTTCTAATATCGAAGAGATTGAGGATAGAGAAGTAGATACACAAGTTATCAATAGTCTTATTAAAGAAAGCTCGTTATTAAATGATGAGAATAAACTGGTTAGTGTTTATTATAAAGGAAAAGAATATAAGGTTTCTTCAATCAAGAATTTAAAAGAGTCATTGGAGGAAATAGGAATAAAACTAAGTGCAAATGACTTGGTATTTCCCTCTAAAGATGTAGATCCAAACAGCATTAATTATTTACTTATTACAAATTATGAAGAAAAGACTGAAGAAGTAGAAAAACCTATACCTTTTGAGACTATCGAGACCCAGGATGATAATATCCTAAAGGGTGAACAAGTTGTAAATGTTGAAGGTGAAGAAGGTTTATTAAAAGAAAAAGTTCTAAAGGTTTTTAGAAATGGTAAATTAATTAGTGAAAAGAAAGTATCAGAAGAAATTATAAAGCCTGCAGTTAATAAGGAAGTAGCGATTGGCACTAAGGAAGTTGAAGCTACCAACCTTGCAGAAAACCATAATAATAGCTCAAATCAAAGTTCTGATTTGGGATTTAGTTATAGCTACTATATAGATGTTCAAGCAACCGCTTATGATGCAAGTGTTGCTGACGGTATCCCCTATACCGCCACAGGCACCATAGCTAGACCGGGCGTAATAGCAGTAGATCCAAGTGTTATACCACTAGGAACCAGAGTATATATTGAATCCCTGGATGGTTGGCCAAGTTATGGATACGCTGTCGCTGAGGATACGGGATCAGCAATTGTAGGTCATATAGTAGATTTATTCTACGATTCTCACCAAACTGCTTTAGATTTTGGTAGAAGATCGGTAAGAGTATATATTTTAGATTAG
- a CDS encoding 4Fe-4S binding protein, whose amino-acid sequence MAHRIDETCIACGSCQPECPVDCISEGDIFVIDAEECTDCGACVLVCPTDSIHAE is encoded by the coding sequence ATGGCACACAGAATTGATGAAACTTGTATAGCTTGTGGATCATGTCAACCTGAATGTCCAGTAGATTGTATTTCTGAAGGCGATATCTTCGTAATTGACGCAGAAGAGTGTACAGATTGTGGAGCATGTGTATTAGTATGTCCTACTGATTCTATCCACGCTGAATAA
- a CDS encoding FMN-binding protein — protein MKKILALAMVFVMVLTFAACATKYKEGTYEGEGKGYSPDENIKVNVTVGEDGKVSEVKVVSHSETDDIGGIALDSLSKAAVEKNGAKVDTITGATVTTDGFKAAVKQALEKAK, from the coding sequence ATGAAAAAAATATTAGCATTAGCTATGGTATTTGTAATGGTACTTACATTTGCTGCCTGTGCAACAAAATACAAAGAAGGCACTTATGAGGGTGAGGGTAAAGGATATAGTCCTGACGAGAACATAAAAGTTAATGTAACTGTTGGTGAAGATGGAAAAGTTAGCGAAGTTAAAGTAGTTAGCCATTCAGAAACCGATGATATAGGCGGTATTGCACTTGATTCACTTTCAAAAGCAGCTGTTGAAAAAAATGGTGCCAAAGTAGACACTATTACAGGTGCAACTGTTACAACTGATGGTTTTAAAGCTGCTGTTAAGCAAGCGTTGGAAAAAGCAAAATAA
- a CDS encoding methyltransferase produces the protein MESRDFIPGTDYVIIQSEDVYKYGADSILLSSFAEMEEGKTLIDIGTGVGILALRCHYLYKPKRVYAYEIQSSLCALANKSVELNELDGEVKIINMDINDVIDQEKVDYIITNPPYVEYGRGIKNKNEAKLIAFHEVSLKLEEVFKFSKKHLKNKGKLFLINRANRLVDIIDYARQYNLEPSRLRNVHSFLDSRAKFVLVEFIHGGGKNFTIESPLYIYDEAGKYTKEIKEIYYDR, from the coding sequence ATGGAGAGTAGAGATTTTATTCCCGGGACTGATTATGTGATTATACAAAGTGAAGATGTTTACAAATATGGTGCCGATTCGATATTATTATCATCATTTGCCGAAATGGAAGAGGGTAAAACACTTATTGATATAGGTACAGGGGTGGGGATACTCGCGCTGAGATGTCATTATTTGTATAAACCAAAGAGGGTTTATGCTTATGAGATTCAGAGCTCCTTATGTGCTCTTGCAAATAAATCAGTTGAATTAAATGAGCTCGACGGGGAAGTGAAGATAATAAATATGGACATAAATGATGTGATAGATCAGGAAAAGGTTGATTATATAATTACAAATCCTCCATATGTAGAATACGGTCGAGGGATAAAAAATAAAAATGAGGCAAAGTTAATAGCTTTTCACGAAGTGAGTCTTAAGCTTGAAGAGGTTTTTAAGTTCTCTAAAAAGCATCTTAAAAATAAGGGTAAACTATTTTTGATAAATAGAGCAAATAGACTTGTAGACATAATAGACTATGCCAGACAATATAATCTGGAACCTTCACGTTTAAGAAATGTTCATTCTTTTCTAGATTCAAGAGCCAAATTCGTGCTTGTTGAATTTATTCATGGTGGCGGTAAAAACTTCACGATAGAAAGTCCACTATACATCTACGATGAAGCAGGAAAATACACTAAAGAGATTAAGGAGATATACTATGACAGATAA
- a CDS encoding stage 0 sporulation family protein — MNKVIGVRFKESGKIYYFDPINIDIEVGQNVIVETARGIEFGTCVVGEKQIDESELVAPLKPVIRVADDVDVRIHEENKAKAKDAIDICQIKIEENKLDMKLVDCEYTFDNNKVIFYFTSDGRVDFRDLVKDLASIFRTRIELRQIGVRDQAKITGGLGPCGRVICCKKFLGEFSPVSIKMAKEQSLSLNPSKISGLCGRLMCCLKYEQDTYEESLKKIPPVGMIVETEEGRGTIIDSYVLLELIKVKLATADGIEEIRTYSINDVKVTKEKDMKYYRESEDIQFVYDED, encoded by the coding sequence TTGAATAAAGTAATAGGAGTTAGATTTAAAGAATCCGGGAAAATATATTATTTCGACCCGATTAATATAGATATTGAAGTTGGACAAAATGTAATAGTCGAAACTGCTAGGGGTATTGAGTTCGGAACCTGTGTAGTTGGAGAAAAGCAAATAGACGAAAGTGAACTGGTTGCACCATTAAAACCGGTTATTAGAGTTGCAGACGATGTAGATGTCAGGATTCATGAAGAGAATAAAGCAAAAGCAAAAGATGCAATAGATATTTGCCAAATAAAAATAGAAGAAAATAAACTGGATATGAAACTTGTAGACTGTGAATATACCTTTGATAATAATAAAGTAATCTTCTACTTCACATCTGATGGAAGAGTTGACTTTAGAGATTTAGTAAAGGATTTGGCTTCTATATTTAGAACCAGGATAGAATTAAGACAGATTGGCGTAAGGGATCAAGCTAAGATAACAGGTGGTCTTGGACCTTGCGGAAGAGTTATTTGCTGTAAAAAGTTTTTGGGCGAATTCTCTCCGGTGTCCATTAAAATGGCGAAAGAACAATCACTATCCTTAAACCCATCCAAAATTTCAGGACTATGTGGTAGATTGATGTGCTGTTTGAAATACGAGCAGGATACCTACGAGGAATCTTTGAAGAAAATACCTCCTGTGGGAATGATAGTAGAAACTGAAGAGGGTAGAGGTACTATAATAGATTCATATGTTCTATTGGAACTTATCAAAGTAAAACTAGCAACAGCTGACGGTATTGAAGAGATAAGAACATATTCTATCAACGATGTCAAAGTGACAAAAGAGAAGGATATGAAATATTACAGAGAATCCGAAGACATACAATTTGTGTACGATGAAGACTAG
- a CDS encoding aminotransferase class V-fold PLP-dependent enzyme — MKTIKTPIYDRLLDISSKNTIYFQLPGHHKRTNQFLDFNILPSFDTTETFGTDNLHEPEEIIFESMREVSRVYGSKESIYLVNGSTSGIHIAMMSVTKPGDSVLIQRNSHVSAYNGSILGRLNVEYIMPEYDSSIQLVGGIDVHKFKELIQNNRSIKACVLLHPSFYGVCSDLCEIIDIAHKNGVIVIVDEAHGPHLSFSDRLPKSAIELGADMVIHSAHKTLPSLTQTAVLHICSDRVNIDRVRSVSRLLQTTSPSYIFMTSIEKAVAYMDSFKGREDLDTLIGNINRFNESISKIDRIKLLGNKSESLFYDRDITKIHFEIEGIRGTDLIDILHRDYNINMEYADFRYVIGVTSVMNTEDDFKYLEDALGEIASNNTYDETEDLDMKLIEPKQIIPIYEAFNSENKTVKLVESVGSVSASYIIPYPPGIPQLAPGELITDEHVEIVEKYKDKGISIVGLNKDMIDIVGV; from the coding sequence GTGAAAACCATTAAAACGCCAATTTATGATAGATTATTAGATATATCTTCTAAAAATACAATATATTTTCAACTACCCGGTCACCATAAGAGAACGAATCAGTTTTTGGACTTTAATATTTTACCTTCATTTGATACCACAGAGACATTTGGTACTGACAATCTTCATGAGCCTGAGGAGATAATATTTGAATCTATGAGAGAAGTGAGCCGAGTATATGGATCTAAAGAGAGCATTTATCTAGTAAACGGGTCAACTAGTGGGATTCATATAGCGATGATGAGTGTAACTAAACCGGGAGATTCCGTATTAATCCAAAGGAATTCACATGTTTCAGCTTATAATGGCAGCATACTTGGACGCTTAAATGTTGAGTATATAATGCCTGAGTATGACAGTAGTATTCAATTGGTCGGAGGAATTGATGTTCACAAATTCAAGGAGTTAATTCAAAACAATCGCTCGATAAAAGCCTGCGTTTTATTACATCCTTCATTTTATGGTGTTTGTTCGGATTTATGTGAGATAATAGATATAGCACATAAAAATGGAGTAATCGTAATCGTAGATGAAGCACATGGACCGCACTTGAGCTTTTCAGATAGACTGCCTAAATCTGCGATTGAACTCGGGGCTGATATGGTAATACATTCTGCTCATAAAACTCTTCCTTCTCTAACACAAACAGCAGTGCTGCATATATGCTCAGATAGAGTCAATATTGATAGAGTAAGGTCCGTTTCGAGACTGCTTCAAACGACCTCTCCTTCTTACATTTTTATGACTTCAATAGAAAAAGCTGTTGCCTATATGGATTCTTTTAAAGGAAGAGAGGACCTAGATACACTGATTGGTAATATAAATAGATTTAATGAGAGTATATCTAAAATAGATAGAATTAAACTTCTCGGTAATAAATCGGAAAGTCTATTTTATGACAGAGATATTACAAAAATACATTTTGAGATTGAAGGGATAAGAGGAACTGACCTTATAGACATACTCCATAGGGATTATAATATAAATATGGAATATGCTGATTTTAGGTATGTCATAGGAGTGACATCAGTTATGAATACAGAAGACGATTTCAAGTATCTTGAAGATGCACTAGGAGAAATTGCGTCCAATAATACTTATGATGAGACAGAAGACTTGGACATGAAACTTATTGAACCGAAACAAATTATTCCGATTTACGAAGCTTTTAACTCTGAGAATAAAACTGTAAAATTGGTGGAATCAGTAGGCTCTGTATCAGCATCCTACATCATTCCGTATCCTCCCGGAATACCGCAACTTGCCCCAGGAGAGTTGATTACCGATGAGCATGTAGAAATTGTTGAAAAGTATAAAGATAAAGGGATCTCAATTGTGGGATTAAATAAAGATATGATAGATATAGTAGGGGTGTAA
- a CDS encoding cyclic-di-AMP receptor: MKLIIAIVQDEDVHMLMDDLMENEFRITKLASTGGFLKAGNTTLLLGVEEDRVDRALELIKDNCSSRRTTTTLLNVSMPGDAYVPLPMQVQIGGATVFILNIEDYIRV, from the coding sequence ATGAAACTGATAATTGCAATCGTGCAAGATGAAGATGTTCATATGCTAATGGATGATTTAATGGAGAATGAGTTTAGAATTACCAAACTTGCCTCTACAGGTGGATTTCTAAAAGCGGGAAATACTACACTGCTCTTAGGAGTTGAAGAAGATAGAGTGGACAGAGCGCTTGAGTTAATAAAAGACAACTGCAGCTCAAGGAGAACCACTACGACATTATTGAATGTTTCAATGCCGGGGGATGCTTATGTTCCGTTACCTATGCAAGTTCAAATAGGTGGGGCTACAGTATTTATATTGAATATAGAAGATTATATAAGAGTATAA
- a CDS encoding DUF819 family protein has translation MSSFISPDNTWALWSVLAVASATAIYLEQRYDWANKVTGCILALLIALVLSNLNVIPADSPVYDNVWGYVVPLAVPLLLFRANIKKIWKESGRVLIIYLLSGIGTILGGIVAFFLLKNAIPNLSNIAPMFVGTYTGGSVNFVAMSESFKVDGATVSAALVADNLLMALYFFALVAMPAIAFFRNSFRTPLIDRIENSSDKEKDYNKTLAAKYWGAKEISLFDIAANIAIAFTIVTVSTLIANTLSSAIGDSTKVREAMSLFFGNKYLIITTLTMILATIFAPQFEKIQGSQEIGTFLIYLFFTVIGAPASLKLIIRESPLLLLFALIIVLINMIVSIIFGKIFKFSLEEIIIASNANVGGPTTAAAMAVSKGWTELIVPALLVGTLGYVIGNYYGLLVGAFLR, from the coding sequence ATGTCGAGTTTTATAAGTCCTGATAATACTTGGGCACTTTGGTCTGTACTGGCTGTTGCATCTGCTACAGCAATCTATCTAGAGCAAAGATATGATTGGGCAAACAAAGTAACAGGCTGTATACTAGCTCTTTTAATTGCGCTGGTATTATCAAATTTAAATGTCATTCCCGCAGATTCACCGGTTTATGACAATGTATGGGGATATGTAGTTCCGCTGGCTGTACCATTACTATTATTTAGAGCAAATATCAAAAAGATATGGAAAGAATCCGGTAGGGTTTTAATCATATATCTATTAAGTGGTATTGGAACTATACTTGGAGGTATAGTAGCATTCTTTTTATTAAAAAATGCTATACCTAACTTATCAAATATTGCACCAATGTTCGTAGGAACATACACAGGCGGATCAGTAAACTTTGTAGCAATGTCTGAAAGTTTCAAAGTTGATGGTGCAACGGTTTCCGCAGCATTAGTAGCGGATAACTTGCTAATGGCACTTTACTTTTTTGCACTGGTTGCAATGCCTGCTATCGCATTTTTCCGTAACTCATTCCGTACACCTCTAATCGATAGAATCGAAAACTCTTCAGATAAAGAAAAAGATTATAATAAGACACTGGCAGCTAAGTATTGGGGAGCAAAAGAAATTTCGCTATTTGATATCGCTGCTAATATTGCAATCGCTTTTACAATAGTTACAGTGTCTACATTGATAGCCAATACACTATCATCAGCAATAGGAGACTCTACAAAAGTACGAGAAGCTATGAGTTTGTTCTTCGGTAATAAATATTTAATAATTACCACACTTACAATGATACTTGCAACTATTTTCGCACCGCAATTTGAAAAAATACAAGGAAGTCAAGAAATAGGAACATTCCTAATTTACTTGTTCTTCACAGTAATTGGAGCTCCTGCTTCATTAAAACTTATTATCAGAGAATCTCCACTACTATTATTATTTGCACTAATTATAGTTCTTATTAATATGATAGTAAGTATAATATTCGGTAAAATATTTAAATTCAGTCTGGAAGAAATAATAATCGCATCCAATGCAAATGTCGGAGGACCGACAACAGCAGCTGCCATGGCAGTATCTAAGGGATGGACTGAATTAATAGTTCCTGCACTACTGGTAGGGACATTGGGCTATGTAATAGGAAACTATTACGGACTGCTTGTAGGAGCATTTTTGAGATAA
- the tmk gene encoding dTMP kinase: MRGKFIVFEGPDGCGKSTIAKNVSTILGEMGVAHILTREPGGTDIGEEIRGLLLGQTGNMSPRTEALLMAASRAQIVEEVIKTNLEEDKYVLCDRYVLSSLVYQGIGRKLGINNILEVNDFAMNGLLPDLTLYFDISFEEALKRRGKRDTKDRMENLEDDFHKSIHDGYEVIYKEFEKVYNIVKIDASKSEEEVTKDVIDIILNKWRGANETDNCNRAR, translated from the coding sequence ATGAGAGGAAAGTTCATAGTGTTTGAAGGACCTGACGGATGCGGCAAGAGTACAATCGCAAAAAATGTCAGCACTATCTTGGGTGAAATGGGTGTGGCACATATATTAACCAGAGAACCCGGAGGTACAGATATAGGTGAAGAGATAAGAGGATTACTGCTTGGTCAGACGGGTAATATGTCGCCTCGGACAGAAGCCTTATTAATGGCTGCATCTCGTGCGCAAATAGTTGAAGAAGTAATTAAAACGAATTTGGAAGAGGACAAATATGTTCTCTGTGACAGGTACGTACTTTCTTCACTAGTTTACCAAGGTATTGGGAGAAAATTGGGTATAAATAATATATTAGAAGTAAACGATTTTGCTATGAATGGTCTACTGCCTGATCTAACACTGTATTTTGATATAAGCTTCGAAGAGGCATTGAAACGAAGAGGCAAAAGAGATACAAAGGATAGGATGGAAAACTTGGAAGATGATTTCCATAAAAGCATACATGATGGATATGAAGTGATTTATAAAGAATTCGAAAAAGTGTATAATATAGTTAAGATAGATGCTTCAAAAAGTGAAGAAGAAGTTACGAAAGACGTAATCGATATAATATTAAATAAATGGAGGGGAGCTAATGAAACTGATAATTGCAATCGTGCAAGATGA
- a CDS encoding serine hydrolase: protein MALKSRKKKIKQNRMHRLIKQKYRHDIKLRRIREKRRKKNLIIALSTLMAIFIIAMSLFFIKEIFLEKIPKLETTEDDSKTSAMADEDTEEIDDTEAKSDEELKNQIDEEKQKPKINKNPGILDNEIKTYLRKNSIDINDIGFVYKNLKTGVELRINPDDVFLAASVMKVPICMLTYDLAFEEELDLGMELTYYANDKEGGTGILQGERIGSSYPIEELLELMITHSDNVATNMMYRFLGGYHAEYLLDTLARVYGISSYNGNYITPNESQMVLERLYNNEDNNPYYQKLLDDMKNTIYNEYFTREIKGVKIAHKTGDYDGFYNDIGIVYDTEPYIFAAFTNNLSYASNVLADLGKIVYDWHVEK from the coding sequence TTGGCTTTAAAATCAAGGAAAAAGAAAATAAAACAGAATAGGATGCATAGACTGATAAAACAAAAGTATAGGCATGATATAAAACTCAGAAGAATTAGAGAAAAAAGAAGAAAGAAAAATCTCATTATAGCATTATCTACCCTTATGGCTATCTTTATAATAGCTATGTCCTTATTTTTTATAAAAGAAATCTTCCTTGAAAAAATTCCAAAACTTGAAACTACTGAAGACGATTCAAAGACAAGTGCAATGGCAGACGAGGATACAGAGGAAATAGATGATACTGAAGCTAAATCTGATGAAGAATTAAAAAATCAAATAGATGAGGAAAAACAAAAGCCCAAAATAAATAAAAACCCCGGAATATTAGACAATGAGATAAAAACTTATCTAAGGAAAAATAGCATAGATATTAATGATATCGGATTTGTATATAAAAACTTAAAGACAGGAGTGGAGCTTAGAATAAATCCTGATGACGTATTTTTGGCTGCTTCTGTTATGAAGGTACCGATTTGTATGCTGACTTATGACTTAGCTTTTGAAGAAGAATTGGATTTGGGTATGGAACTCACATATTATGCAAATGACAAAGAAGGTGGTACAGGAATTTTGCAAGGTGAAAGAATAGGTTCCAGTTATCCGATTGAAGAATTACTCGAACTTATGATAACACATAGTGACAATGTAGCAACTAATATGATGTATAGATTTTTGGGAGGATACCATGCCGAATACCTACTCGACACTCTAGCCAGAGTATATGGAATCAGCTCATACAACGGAAATTATATAACTCCAAACGAAAGTCAGATGGTACTGGAAAGATTATATAACAACGAGGACAATAATCCATACTATCAAAAACTGCTTGATGATATGAAAAATACTATCTACAACGAATATTTCACAAGGGAGATAAAGGGAGTAAAAATTGCACATAAAACAGGTGATTATGACGGTTTTTACAACGATATCGGAATAGTGTATGATACCGAACCCTATATTTTCGCAGCATTTACAAATAACTTATCCTATGCGTCCAATGTCTTGGCAGATTTAGGGAAAATTGTATACGATTGGCATGTGGAAAAATAA
- the rsmI gene encoding 16S rRNA (cytidine(1402)-2'-O)-methyltransferase has protein sequence MTDKGKLYLIPTPIGNLKDISQRAIETLEIVDLLLCEDTRHSQKLLNHFNIKKKLVSYHEHNEMSRSENVIEWLNRGLNIGLITDAGMPGISDPGTVVVDLVHKSNLEVIAIPGANAALTAVVLSGFDSSVFQFIGFLPRQLNKKKETLITTAQYPGLTIIYESPNRLLDTLKTMGELFSDREIFIAREISKIHEEHFRGSISQAIDHFSERVVKGEIAMVLNRYEISKPEIDIESELKELLDEGMKKSEAVKLIAEKHGISKNQIYKKSLEI, from the coding sequence ATGACAGATAAGGGGAAACTATATTTAATACCGACGCCGATTGGAAATTTGAAGGATATATCTCAAAGAGCTATAGAAACACTTGAAATAGTCGATTTATTATTATGTGAAGATACCAGACATAGTCAAAAGCTATTAAATCATTTTAATATAAAAAAGAAACTCGTATCGTATCATGAACATAATGAAATGAGTCGTTCAGAAAATGTCATTGAATGGCTGAATCGTGGGCTTAACATAGGCTTGATAACAGATGCGGGTATGCCGGGGATCTCAGATCCGGGCACTGTGGTTGTGGATTTAGTACATAAATCAAATCTGGAAGTCATTGCCATTCCGGGAGCAAATGCAGCACTAACTGCAGTGGTTTTATCTGGATTTGATAGCAGTGTATTTCAATTTATAGGATTTTTGCCTAGACAATTAAACAAGAAAAAAGAAACTCTTATCACTACTGCACAATATCCCGGATTGACAATTATATACGAGTCACCTAATAGGCTGCTCGATACTTTAAAAACCATGGGGGAATTATTCTCTGACAGAGAGATTTTTATCGCAAGAGAGATATCCAAGATTCATGAAGAACATTTTAGGGGGAGCATAAGCCAGGCGATAGACCATTTTTCTGAGAGGGTAGTAAAGGGTGAGATTGCAATGGTTTTGAACCGTTATGAAATCAGCAAACCGGAAATCGACATAGAATCTGAATTAAAAGAACTCTTGGATGAGGGGATGAAGAAATCCGAAGCAGTTAAACTGATAGCAGAAAAACATGGCATAAGTAAAAATCAAATCTATAAAAAAAGTCTTGAAATATAA
- a CDS encoding cyclic-di-AMP receptor, producing the protein MKLILAIISDELINEVSKELSDSEFNTTKLSSTGGFRKKGNTTIIIGAEKEKVAKCVEIIRSTILKSSKRNPDDDIADANIFVMPMIDMRKM; encoded by the coding sequence ATGAAATTAATACTTGCTATAATAAGTGATGAACTTATTAATGAAGTATCTAAAGAACTATCAGACAGTGAGTTTAATACTACCAAACTAAGCTCTACAGGTGGATTTAGAAAAAAGGGTAATACCACTATCATAATTGGAGCCGAAAAAGAAAAGGTAGCTAAATGTGTTGAAATTATAAGGAGTACGATTTTAAAAAGCTCTAAAAGAAATCCTGACGATGATATTGCTGATGCCAATATTTTTGTTATGCCAATGATAGACATGAGAAAGATGTAA